Genomic segment of Salvia hispanica cultivar TCC Black 2014 chromosome 2, UniMelb_Shisp_WGS_1.0, whole genome shotgun sequence:
ATCACAACACAATTATCAAAGATAGGATGTTTCAAGTTTGAATGCAATCATCAAAGACAGGATATTTCTCTTGCGTAGAAGTGTCCAAGTGTGAGGAGGCCCCCCCACAATTATAACACAACCATTATTGTTACTGCAATTGGATTATTTAGTCCACCTCCcacattaaattaaacccattaattaactcctaaaatgggcCCTATTTAATCCAATCACCCTCACCCTCAAGGCCCACGCAACTCCGACTAACCAACCACACGTACAAACGACAAAAATACTTACGGCGTCGTTTTAGCCACCTACCGACGCCACCAATTTGGTCATATTATGGGAATTTCAAGATTGGATGCAAGTAGTAGTGAATAAACATGATCTGATTTTCAGAGTGAATAAACATCAAAGTTAGATTGAAATGTTATTAATTTGTTCTTTTATATTGTTTGATAATAAcattatcttttcttttttatctaactcattttataaatacgTTATTCGCACGTcaaaatcattttcttctttaatttattctcattttttttgtccaaATGAATTTCTGTTGACGTACTCATGtcattgtattgacattttttacaTAATATGTTGAATAATTATCAAAGTTATCGCATTAAGTCAATTATCAATTGATAATTACACTCCTAGGgctgtgatcaattgctaacttttttaCGTTGCTAActtgttaactcatcaatgcagtgcattaaaaatgtcaacatgatgatatttaaatgtcaatacataattttgttgaacttcaatatagtgtgctgatattatgtgttgacattttgatgtcaccgtattgacatttttaatacactatattgatgagttagcagagttagcaatttaaatagttagcataTAACACACCCCTacactcctatatatatatatatatacataaatgtAATTATTCTCATCGTCCCAAGTTAATCGATATGTTTTTCTTCAACATGAGATGTAAGAAAGTTGTGTTAATGAgttaaatgaaaagaaaataaagtaaaagactATACATCGAATAATATTAGAATCCTACTAGAATGCTAACACTCCctttaactacaactaaatatatactagtaaCATTAGATCATGGAATCAATGTACAAGATGAACACAACCTCGCGTATAAATacaatgaaaaagaaaacgtcAATTAGGGGTCTTAATGTCACTATCAACTTATTACTAGTAACAAGTacactattttctttctcttcaaAATATCTCCGAACTTTGAATTTATATAGCCATCACGTTTCAAACTATTTTGCAACACAAACATATCTCAAATTATgttcaaaagataaaattagataaaattttCGTGAATTTCATATACTTTTTTATAATCATTCGAATATTAACATATCGATCATACTATGTCATTGTAACACAAGCACAATGTGTAGTATTAAAATACATCAACATACTTATGTCactgtttttatatttttaatatactatattaatatacGGTTTTATACCTTAAATACGATAAGTGTTATTATCCTTTtgatataaatgataaaatataaaattattcgTGAGTCGTGACAACATAAAAGATCattatattactaaaattatataatagtagtaactaGTAATTAGCATTTGATTTCTACTCCATCATATTATGAATAGTAgtaaaatgcaattttattgCCCACCAATTAATTGTGTCACACGCCTTAAGTTctcaattattaaattgagATTACCAccttttctataattttttatactctcttgtcctataaaattaaggaaattttttattttggaatgttctaaaaaaatatctcattctATTTATGATAACTTCTCTCATATTGAATCTCATTCTCCGTTAACAATATTATactgtaattattttttctttctaaatttctcttattttactaattttacattaatttttgtatCGATCtaaatatccatatttttatgggacggacccAAGAAATATAATCAGACAAGATAAACAAATGACAGTAAAAACATGCTTCTagatttcatcaaaattttatatggtAAAAACAGTCGGAAAACAAAGACATGGAAGAAGATCATAGTCCAtagatgaataaatatattcttagaagaatattaatagtactacataaaatatatttctttccttatctattttatctagatttcatcaaaattttatatggtAAAAACAGTCGGAAAACAAAGACATGGAAGAAGATCATAGTCCAtagatgaataaatatattcttagaagaatattaatagtactacataaaatatatttctttccttatctattttatctagatttcatcaaaattttatatggtAAAAACAGTCGGAAAACAAAGACATGGAAGAAGATCATAGTCCAtagatgaataaatatattcttagaagaatattaatagtactacataaaatatatttctttcCTTATCTATTTTATCTAGTTATTCATTCATACTCCGTAGTAAATACTCTGTTCCTtcactatatatatgaaaaaataataacttgGATTCAATttgcaataaaatattgaacacAGTCTTGATCATCACGCCTGCAGTCGAGAATCCAGATCATCGCTTTGGCTCTTTCATTGTGTGGGTGAGTATCTCTTCCTCGCCTGTCACAAACCGTTAAAAATATCGCTACTTTCGCGTACCTTAGCGCATCACCCGCCATTCCGCTAGCCTGCGCATCTAGAACCCTATAAAAATCCTTCTTTATcaacatttgattttgataaagCTTTTTTTGCAGAAGAGAAAGGGATAAAGGCGAAACCTTTAATGGGGGTCGATTACTACAATATTCTCAAGGTTTCGAGGAATGCGGCTGAAGAGGATTTGAAGAAATCGTACAGGAAATTGGCGATGAAATGGCATCCGGATAAGAATGCGGTCAACACTGAGGCAGCGGAGGCCAAATTCAAGCAGATTAGCGAGGCCTACGATGTGCTCAGCGATCCACAGAAGCGGCAGATCTACGATGTCTACGGTGAGGAAGGCCTCAAATCCAGTGTccatccgccgccgccgagtAGTGGCGACGGAGGGGGGAGGGGGTTTGAGTTCAGCCCTAGGGATGAGGAGgatatttttgagtttttttggGGGTCCGATGCTGAAAAGGGGAAGAGCGGCGGTGAAAGGGTGAAGAAAGCGGCGGCGATGGAGAGTAAGCTGCCGTGTAGCTTGGAGGAGCTGTATAAGGGCTCGAGAAGGAAGATGCAGATAGCAAGAGTCGTGCTTGATGAGTCTGGGTTGGTACATTTTTCCACTTCAACAATCTGTTTTCTTTcagtttgtgtgtgtgtgtgattgcataataattgatataatttgATCTTAGATATTGTTTTAGAAAATTACTTAAGCCGAGGAAGGTGTTCGTTACGGGAATTGAGTGGTTTTCTGAATTAGTCTCGTCTTTCATGAACATTCCTCCTTCTTACCTGTTGATTAGTagcttcaaaatttggaaagaaTCGAATTCAGTCTTTTAGGTTAGATATTTGACCTATAAGTTTCAGAAAAATTATCTTTGTTTGGTGTTGTGTGGCTGCAAAATGCGTACACGTTTGCACCTCATGCTTTTGGAATACAATTAAACTGAGAGATGAATAGGTTGTTGGTGGTTATTAGTTACGTACGTGGAAGAAAATTCGAGTGCTTGTGTTTTTGTATTACTTGAATCCTTTTGTTCTTTAGCTTAATAAAGGACAGTTGGAGAGTCTTTAAATTACATCCATTTATGGTGCCTTAAGTTAATATGAGGTGTTTTATTCTGTTGATGCAGAATTGATACTCTatgcttttatttcttttatcgATGCGTAATATTCTTTTTAGAGAGTCAAAAGTGTTTGTGGTTGTCTTTGAGTTATTGATTGAAACTCTGGAGAAGTTTCTTTTATAGCATACCTGGAAATAGTCGGAGAAATGTAAAGTAGAATTTTCTGATTCATGCAAGTATGCGACTaagaaattttggaaaaagtgATTATTACATCGTGAACTGAGATTTATATTTGGATATTTGTTTTactcttttctctttcatgTTTCTAACTTCTGatgtctttttttatattatctaTCTATTTTCACATTGATTGATTCGTGGTGCATGCAATCGGAATACTTTGGAAGCTTTAGCTTCTGTTTCATGTGCATGAATGCACTCTTTTATATTGACTTCATGTCcctcatttcaaaatttaggtGTGGCTTATGCATGAGTAGTTCCCCATTGAAACTATGATTAGTAACAGACCGTAACTAGTTTGCAAGTTTATGGAGGAAAATATTTGCCCCTCCTATTTTTAGCATTAATTTAAGCTTTGTGGTTGTAGCTTTTGTTGGCAGTAGATACAGGTTTTACAACTATACTTTTTGACATCGTTTCCAATTTTTCCCAATACCCTGTTTCACCGAACATttgttacttcattttatgttCTTTAACTATTATACGTTTATACTCCATTAGTAAACTTTCGaaagataaattaaagtaGATGGACGGTTAAATAGTTTCTTTTATTCTAGCGCGTGAACATCATCTGTGGGGTTGCAGGAAGATGATTTTCAAATTACAAACTTTCACGCTTGAGATTGCAACTTGTATTGGTTTAGTTTGGTTGCTATTTGATGCATATTTCAAAGTGTAGTGATGTGCAGTTTTATCATTGCAGTAAACCGGTAACTGTTGAAGAGGTTTTGGCTATAAACATCAAGCCTGGTTGGAAGAAGGGCACAAAGATCACTTTTCCTGAGAAAGGGAACCACGAAGCTGGTGCCACTCCTGGTGACCTCATCTTTGTCATTGATGAGAAGCCACATCCAGTTTTCAAGAGAGACGGAAATGATCTAATCATCAATCATAAGATCTCCTTAGTAGATGCTCTCACATGCAAGACTATCAACATAACAACCTTGGATGGAAGGGATCTACCTCTCAAAGTATCGAATGTCATCAAACCGGGACATGAAATGTTGATTGAAAACGAAGGGATGCCAATATCCAAAGAACCTAGCAAGAACGGCAAGTTGAggataaaatttgatatcaaATTCCCTTCAAGGCTCACTGCGGAACAgaaatcggatttgagaaggATTTTGGGCAAGGCGAACGCGTAAGTTTAGTAATACTATAACTCTAGTTACAATTAACCTATCGAGACTAGATAATCTACTGTGCATAGTAGGAGAAATGTCCACTTCAGTTTCTTATTTATCTTCgatattttgaagtatttacCAGTTACATATTAGCACAGCTATCTCTGCTGTAAAATACTATCTGCAATGAGAAATCTGTATCATATAATAATTCCTCTTAAATGGAAAGCTCTTTCTTCATAGTTTTACATCTCTCATAGCTGTTCGTAAAGAAGATTGTGAGCCAAGATtattgaagtaataaatatactaGAATCTCTCTCAATAGCCATAAAGGCAAAGGTATTGATGCTCATTATATCTGATAGAAATTTAGAATCTGTGTTTCTCAATCTTGTTTTGGAGATCATCTTTCTTGGCTCCCACCACCTTATCCACTTGTTTTCCTTTCTTTATCAGTATGAAAGTCGGCATTGCTTGAACCCCGTATTCCTCAGCCACATCCTGTCACATTGTTTGTCACGAATGATTAGGATATTTTTCTTAAGGTAGTTTGATGGGTAAGAAAGACACAGCAAGTGAAATGCGTACATCTAACTCATCAACGTCGATTTTGATGAAATCCACTTCTGTATATTTCTCGGCGAACTCATTGATCGCCGGAAGAATCTGCTTACACGGCCCACACCACGTGGCTGTGAAGTCAACGACGATCTTCAAGAAACATAAACTTATTAGAAGACTGAAGAATGTTATAtaaatacatccctatatatatttaccaGTTTTGACGTCTGCTTTGCTGCTTCGAAATGGATTTTCCACTTAGCCGAGGAGTGGAATGCGATGACCTGGCCCTTCTTGGCTGGTTGAGGTTGCGTCGGCCGTGGCATTTGGTAGATTTGTTTTGGCGAGCCTTGGCCGTCATAAGCTGTTGAAACATTGGCTCCCATCTTGATGAAGATTTTCTTGAATCTGGCTAGTTATAAGAGTTTAAGGAGTGAAATTACTATGTTTGTGAATTGATGCAATGCTCTATTTATAGACACTTTGACACTGCAATGGtttctagtttttttattacacacttcattGCCGAATATGTTCTTGTTGGGACCGTGAGCCATTTCCACCGCTGATGCTAATTGCGGCAAGATTTTATGCATTAAcaaaaaccaatataaaaaaccACACTGTTTCTTGAAGCTTGCTTCTTCATCACAATATTCCTTGCATCAAAACATATTTTCTCACCTAGTATTTTACAGTGAAGAATAGCCTTGAGTTGAGTGATGATGAGTGCAGATtttaaagtgtaaaaagaataatttgaGTGGAGAAGTTGATTCTGCATTtgtttcgttttttttttttttgctttagtTTTCGTCTCATTCTTCACATGACCATCCACAAATGCAACAAGTAACCTTCGATGATGAGACCCTAGCATCTTATTGGGCCGACATATACTAACCAATATGGAGTGGAACTCTATTCTCCAAAGGGTCTATTGTTCGTTCGTACGGTTAaattttagttcgtcccacttcaaaatttaataagaaatt
This window contains:
- the LOC125205886 gene encoding dnaJ homolog subfamily B member 4-like → MGVDYYNILKVSRNAAEEDLKKSYRKLAMKWHPDKNAVNTEAAEAKFKQISEAYDVLSDPQKRQIYDVYGEEGLKSSVHPPPPSSGDGGGRGFEFSPRDEEDIFEFFWGSDAEKGKSGGERVKKAAAMESKLPCSLEELYKGSRRKMQIARVVLDESGKPVTVEEVLAINIKPGWKKGTKITFPEKGNHEAGATPGDLIFVIDEKPHPVFKRDGNDLIINHKISLVDALTCKTINITTLDGRDLPLKVSNVIKPGHEMLIENEGMPISKEPSKNGKLRIKFDIKFPSRLTAEQKSDLRRILGKANA
- the LOC125205887 gene encoding thioredoxin H-type-like, which codes for MGANVSTAYDGQGSPKQIYQMPRPTQPQPAKKGQVIAFHSSAKWKIHFEAAKQTSKLIVVDFTATWCGPCKQILPAINEFAEKYTEVDFIKIDVDELDDVAEEYGVQAMPTFILIKKGKQVDKVVGAKKDDLQNKIEKHRF